In one Candidatus Obscuribacterales bacterium genomic region, the following are encoded:
- a CDS encoding fatty acid desaturase — translation MRYDPTPAPLTGVLIASVIVLLWMFSLGLLLVIDLGQYNVLWVFPAILGRTYIQTGLFILAHDAIHGVLMPSDRRLNHDIGRLAVTLYALLSYEKLARNHRKHHRYPGQAKDPDFHDGTHRNFFPWYWRFMNGYMDDKERTVMLFKIIAIALVASVGFHIAMANLFLFWFLPIVLSSMQLFFFGTYLPHRSETAGGKHHAVSSNYPLLISLVTCYHFGYHWEHHEYPNLPWYKLPSVRQHQIGR, via the coding sequence ATGCGGTATGACCCAACCCCAGCTCCCTTAACAGGAGTTTTAATTGCCTCGGTGATTGTGTTGCTTTGGATGTTTAGTTTAGGGTTGCTCTTAGTGATTGACCTAGGTCAGTACAACGTTCTATGGGTTTTTCCGGCCATTTTAGGACGCACCTATATTCAAACTGGTTTATTTATTTTGGCCCACGATGCCATTCATGGAGTGCTCATGCCAAGCGATCGCCGCCTGAATCATGACATTGGGCGGCTAGCCGTCACGCTCTATGCTCTCTTGTCTTATGAGAAACTTGCTCGCAACCACCGGAAGCACCACCGATATCCTGGTCAAGCCAAAGACCCCGACTTCCACGATGGCACGCATCGCAACTTTTTCCCTTGGTATTGGAGATTTATGAACGGCTATATGGATGACAAGGAGAGGACTGTCATGCTGTTCAAAATCATTGCTATAGCTCTAGTCGCGAGCGTTGGGTTTCACATTGCTATGGCCAACCTATTCCTGTTCTGGTTTTTGCCCATCGTGCTCAGCTCCATGCAGTTGTTTTTTTTCGGCACGTATTTGCCCCATCGCTCAGAGACTGCTGGGGGCAAGCACCATGCCGTTAGCAGCAATTATCCACTCCTGATTTCCCTCGTAACCTGCTATCACTTTGGCTACCATTGGGAGCATCATGAATACCCTAACCTGCCTTGGTATAAGTTGCCTTCCGTACGTCAACATCAAATAGGTAGATAA